One segment of Parvularcula sp. IMCC14364 DNA contains the following:
- the rpsP gene encoding 30S ribosomal protein S16, whose translation MALKIRLARGGSKKRPYYHVVVADVRAPRDGRFIEKVGAYNPLLAKDDEQRFTIKEERVKHWLSKGAKPTDRVARFLANGGLVEWQAGNNPNKAKPGKKAQERIAEKEAAEEAKREAEAAAKAEAEAEAAAAEPAEDAAAEEKAE comes from the coding sequence ATGGCATTGAAAATCAGACTGGCCCGTGGGGGCTCAAAGAAACGTCCGTACTATCACGTTGTGGTGGCAGATGTGCGCGCGCCGCGTGATGGTCGCTTTATTGAGAAAGTGGGGGCCTATAACCCTCTTCTGGCAAAAGACGACGAGCAGCGTTTCACAATCAAGGAAGAGCGCGTGAAGCATTGGCTTTCAAAAGGTGCCAAGCCGACAGATCGTGTTGCACGCTTCCTCGCCAATGGTGGCCTAGTGGAATGGCAGGCTGGCAACAACCCCAACAAGGCGAAGCCAGGCAAGAAAGCCCAGGAGCGGATTGCTGAAAAAGAAGCGGCAGAAGAAGCAAAGCGCGAAGCTGAGGCAGCTGCCAAAGCAGAAGCAGAAGCAGAAGCTGCCGCCGCTGAACCTGCAGAAGATGCAGCAGCCGAAGAGAAAGCTGAATAG
- the trmD gene encoding tRNA (guanosine(37)-N1)-methyltransferase TrmD, with the protein MTWQATILTIFPDAFPGILDISVIGRARAEGLWSLETVDIRQFGSGKHKDVDDTPAGGGAGMVMRADVLATAIDSVDMVSRPLIYLSPRGKPLTQSRVRDLATGPGLVLLAGRFEGIDERVLQQRNIEEVSLGDFVLAGGEVAAMALTEACVRLIPGVLGAAQSPEEESFEGGLLEYPQYTRPREFEGKKIPEILLSGDHGKIADWRRQQALEITRARRPDLLKDEAGSNPAENTKEEDQ; encoded by the coding sequence ATGACCTGGCAAGCGACAATTCTGACGATTTTCCCCGATGCGTTTCCGGGCATCCTCGACATTTCTGTCATTGGACGCGCCCGCGCCGAAGGCTTGTGGTCGCTCGAGACGGTAGATATCCGCCAGTTTGGATCGGGCAAACACAAGGATGTGGATGATACACCCGCGGGTGGTGGCGCAGGGATGGTGATGCGGGCAGATGTCCTGGCAACGGCTATCGACAGCGTTGACATGGTATCGCGGCCTCTCATCTATCTCTCGCCGCGGGGCAAACCGTTAACCCAGTCCCGGGTGCGGGATCTGGCAACAGGACCAGGCTTGGTTCTGCTCGCGGGGCGTTTTGAAGGCATTGATGAGCGTGTGCTGCAACAGAGAAATATTGAAGAAGTGAGCCTGGGAGATTTCGTGCTCGCTGGCGGAGAAGTTGCGGCGATGGCGCTCACGGAGGCTTGCGTGCGGCTCATTCCCGGTGTATTAGGCGCGGCTCAATCGCCAGAGGAAGAAAGTTTCGAAGGCGGTTTGCTGGAATATCCCCAGTACACCAGACCGAGGGAGTTCGAGGGAAAAAAAATCCCCGAAATACTTCTGTCAGGAGACCACGGAAAAATAGCCGACTGGCGTCGGCAACAGGCATTGGAAATAACACGCGCGCGACGACCCGATCTGCTGAAAGACGAAGCGGGGTCCAATCCGGCAGAAAACACAAAGGAAGAAGACCAGTGA
- the rimM gene encoding ribosome maturation factor RimM (Essential for efficient processing of 16S rRNA): MSKRICLGAIAGAHGVRGEFKVKSFTARPEDIAVYGPLESEKGDRHFTLALVRPAKPTLFVARAPEIKTREEAEDLKGTKLFVSRDMLPPPDEDEFYYEDLVGLSVQTVEGKPYGKVKAVLNHGAGDILEISQIPDIKGTGLIPFTRQDVPTIDFASGVVVVVAPLLDMDEPEDAPPESKT, translated from the coding sequence ATGAGCAAACGTATCTGCCTTGGTGCCATTGCCGGTGCTCACGGTGTGCGTGGTGAATTCAAGGTCAAGTCGTTTACGGCGAGGCCGGAAGATATTGCCGTATACGGACCGCTTGAATCTGAAAAGGGCGACCGTCATTTCACACTTGCGCTGGTGCGCCCGGCCAAGCCAACCCTGTTCGTTGCGCGTGCGCCTGAAATCAAGACGCGCGAAGAAGCGGAAGACCTGAAGGGCACAAAACTTTTTGTCTCACGCGATATGTTGCCGCCACCGGATGAAGATGAGTTTTATTACGAGGATCTTGTTGGATTATCGGTGCAGACGGTTGAGGGCAAACCATACGGCAAAGTAAAGGCTGTGCTGAACCACGGCGCCGGCGATATTCTGGAAATATCGCAAATACCTGACATTAAAGGCACGGGATTGATCCCGTTCACCAGGCAAGATGTGCCGACGATAGATTTTGCGTCAGGCGTTGTCGTGGTCGTCGCTCCTTTGCTTGATATGGATGAGCCGGAAGATGCCCCGCCAGAGAGTAAAACATGA
- the rplS gene encoding 50S ribosomal protein L19 translates to MNIIEELEQEHMAELGKEVPEFNAGDTLRVSVKVREGERERVQAFEGVCIARSGRGLNETFTVRKISFGEGVERVFPIFSPLVDKVDVVRRGRVRRAKLYYLRGRTGRAARITEKQDFKKKKAD, encoded by the coding sequence GTGAATATCATTGAAGAGCTCGAACAGGAGCACATGGCAGAACTTGGCAAGGAAGTCCCGGAATTCAACGCCGGTGACACGTTGCGCGTCAGCGTGAAAGTGCGTGAAGGCGAACGTGAGCGTGTGCAGGCCTTTGAAGGCGTCTGTATTGCGCGCTCCGGCCGGGGATTGAACGAGACATTTACCGTGCGCAAAATCTCCTTCGGTGAAGGTGTCGAGCGTGTTTTCCCGATTTTCTCACCGCTGGTAGATAAAGTCGATGTGGTCCGCCGTGGCCGCGTGCGTCGTGCGAAACTTTACTATCTGCGTGGTCGAACAGGCCGGGCCGCACGGATCACTGAAAAGCAGGATTTCAAGAAGAAAAAAGCCGACTGA
- a CDS encoding SRPBCC family protein, with product MKLLQKIMTGFAAFMVIIYIAGFFLDDEVSLTRNILIEAPREQVFELVADFNNWNAWSPWNAFDPDAIYDVTGMDRGQRMVWASDHPAIGEGAQTVVFYEPPRMIETRLDLGGWGDGYGAFVLIENEKTDSTRIYWQYNGEMRRGKPFLLKPVHTYYGLFMDEMLAPTYERGLQQLKELAERQDLSAAMADAELEEALPPQ from the coding sequence ATGAAACTGCTGCAAAAGATCATGACGGGTTTCGCGGCCTTCATGGTGATTATTTATATCGCCGGGTTCTTTCTCGATGATGAGGTGTCACTCACGCGCAATATCCTGATTGAAGCGCCCCGCGAGCAGGTCTTCGAGCTTGTTGCCGATTTCAATAACTGGAACGCGTGGTCACCGTGGAATGCGTTCGACCCTGATGCGATTTACGATGTCACCGGCATGGATCGCGGGCAACGCATGGTCTGGGCGTCAGATCACCCTGCGATAGGTGAGGGTGCGCAGACAGTGGTTTTCTATGAGCCGCCGAGAATGATCGAAACCCGGCTTGATCTTGGTGGTTGGGGCGACGGCTACGGCGCTTTTGTCCTTATTGAGAATGAAAAAACAGACAGCACACGGATCTACTGGCAATATAATGGTGAGATGCGGCGCGGCAAGCCTTTCCTGCTAAAGCCAGTACACACATATTACGGCCTGTTCATGGATGAAATGCTGGCACCAACTTATGAACGCGGGCTCCAGCAGTTGAAAGAGCTGGCAGAGAGACAGGACCTCTCTGCTGCCATGGCAGATGCAGAGCTGGAAGAAGCGTTGCCGCCTCAATAG